The Piliocolobus tephrosceles isolate RC106 chromosome 10, ASM277652v3, whole genome shotgun sequence nucleotide sequence CCCTGCCGGTCATCCTCTGTCCATCTAGCCGGTTAACTACAGGTTATCTCTTCCCCAATCCACGTGCCCGTTCGCTGATCAATGTGCTCATCTGCCTGTCTCTCTAACGCTTATTGGAGGCGTAGGGATGGTTTTACGGTTTTAAAAAGAGCCACGGGAGGGGGAAATGGAGAGTTGCTTAATGGGTGTAGAATttcattttgcaagatgaaaaactTCTAGAGCTCTGTTGAATATACTTAACAATACTGAcacatacacttaaaatggttaagatagtaaattttatatgttttcaccacaattaaaagtagtgttttttaaaaagaacttcatCCACTCTCTGTGACCCCGCGGGCAGTTACTCTCTGTCTTTCTCAACGATGCTCTGTGGGAGGCTTTGAAAAGGATAGTGGTGACTCCAGGGCCAATGTCTCTCTGAAGATTGTCCCAGCTGTGTCAGGATgtgtgggaagaggaagagggaaattCACAGAGTCAGAGTGGAAACAGGGAAGGAAGAGCAGATAGTCGGGGAGAAACTTGCCTCTCCACCCTCACGGATGACATCTTGAGGCAAAATCTAATTAGAGGTCTGAGAGTGAAGAAATGCTCACAGTATGGAAAAGGTGAGGTGAgtatggagggagggagagggctgGATGAGGACAGGGAGGGTCAAGGAGTCCAGAAGGCGGCAGGGTGAGAGAgggctgagggaaaaaaaaaaaaaaaccctattggcacaatgtacactatttgggtgactGCTGCACTAAAATGCCAGACTTCATCACTATACacttcatccatgtaaccaaaacccacttgtacccctaaagctactGAAGTTTTTTAAGGATCCCAGTTTTACTAAGAGATAGAAGATTGGTATTGCCACTCATGTGTCCAACTACAGGAATGCAAAACAATTATAACACAGCCAGACCCATAAAAATGTCCACATGCTTAGCCAATAATTTTACTCCTAATTTACCCTAAGGGAATAAGCTAACAGaggcaaactgagacacacacaaaaatattgttTGCATCATTATCTACCATAGCAAAAAAAGATGGGACAGCGTAAAGTGCACGAGgatgagaagtgtctgttaaatATTAGTGGAGAAATTCAGTGGACTACTACAAGAACTTTCTTAGAAAGATTGTTCAGAATACCATGTGGTCTCATGGCAAAATGCTtacagcaaacattaaaaaaggaaaagaagacaaaatggtATATACACTATGACTACACACATAGCAAGTGTGTTTGCAGTGGGACAAAGATTTGAGGGTgattacaagaaaaagaagaatttaaGGTGATGGAATAATGGTGGATTTATTCCAAatgtttcctaaatatttttaattgaaaaagaaacaacatttttaaaatttgaaaacgtCAGGATCTATTTCGTGTTTTCTTGGTGATATGGACAtctgaaaagttgttttttttttttcctttttaatcagccagcccaaaatgtcatgaagatttattGACGAAAGTAGAGAGGACTAATGAACTAAGATACTCCTTCTGTCCAGACTGACTACATGCAAGTTCATCTCTCAAAAGTGTAGGGTGAGGCTGTTGGCCTCACTAGAGATATAGTAAGTATGTGGTTGATATCTCAGGCTCGAAATTACAATCCTGGTTCTGCTGTTCACTGACTTTGTGATCTTGCATAGGTCGTTTAAACCCTCAGAGCTCTGGTTCTTTATCTGCAACGACAAAATAACAATTGTCACTAATGTTGTTATAAAGATCAACTGATATACTGTATTATCCCCAGCACACAGCACTCTCTAAACATAAGCTAGAATAAATGGTTTAaggccacacacacaaaatatatatatatatatatatagtgagagaGCAGAGTGAGGGTGGGATGGAAGTTAAGTGCAATGGGTAGAACTTTGAGGCTCTGTTTCCTAAATATGAAGATAGTTAGACTAACCTCATGTGTGGGTCAATGTGGGTGATCAAAGCTCCGCGAATCTTGGGACCAGGACTTCTGAAAGTCCAGCCCAGTTTCCTATCTTTGTCTAACTAGCTGCCTAAATGTAGGCAAATCACTGAATTGTTCTATTTATCAGTTCCTCTGTCTTTATAACTGAGATTCGTTCACTCGTCTAATAAATGTTTAGCAAACACTCGACATGGCCCAAGTACTGAGCTTGTTTTTCTGGTGATTAACCTCTAAGGCAGTTGATAACTTGGTGGTTGAGATCACAGGCTCTGGGGTTAGGCagacctggatttgaacccaaacTCTGCCACTTACGAAATGTGTGGCTTTGAGAAAGTTACTTACACTATCTGGGCTTCCCTCTCCTTATCTGTAAGATGGAGAAAATGAAGGTTTCTATGTGGTAGTGTAATTAGGAAGATCCAATGACTTAATGAATGTTTAGCCCTTCGCATGGTGCCTGCCAGGAACCAAGCACCTGGGAAACACTAGCAGCTGCTAAAATAGGCAActgcctccccacctccccaccgtGTCCTGCAGGATCTCACAGTGGAGTAATAAGTGCTGGGACCAAAGGACAAGCAACATTTCATGAAAGCAGAGATAAAAGTGCCTTCCTCAAATACTCAAGGGCTCTCTGGTGCAAGAGGAGCTAAACATTGTATGAAACACTAAGCATTTAGCCAAGACCAATACAGTAATGCCTTTTCCTACAGGCAGAAGAGGCCATAGCTAGAAAGGGCTACCTCAATAGGTGGTGAGTTCCCCATCACTGCAGATGTTCAAACAGAGGCTGCACAGCACCCTTCTAAAATGTTGAAGATAAGATCCAAGTACTATCATATGGAAATATATGTTCCTAAATGTCACTTTTAATCTCCAAATGCCTTGGATAATTATTTCTGAGCCTGAGGATCACAGAAAGCTGCCACTGAGATAGCGGAACTTGAGTGAAGGCTTGGAGTATGATGGGATTTTAATACAAAGAATAGAAATATTCTCTGCAAGGAGACACTATGGCAATGCCTGGAGGCCTGAGAGAACAGGGTGTGCTGGGACAGGGCAGCTAGTGTAGCTGAACACAGGGGCTCAGATAAGAGGAGAACAGAGAAATCAGGGAAGGTGTCAGAATCCCAAAGATACAATTGGGCAGTATTATCACAAATAGTCATATCACTGTGTGACACTCTAAATCCACAGCTCACTATGGTGAACATTAGACACCAGTTCGGGACAGTCCCTAGTGCTACCCAGTTTCTTTTGGGCCTCAGCATCCATCTAGAGAGTACAAAGGGGCCTAGGTCATAGCAGCTGCTCCACCCCTCACTCTGGAGAGAGATCCAAAGATCAGAGTTAGAGTCTCTACATATGGGAGTCAGGTCCCAGGCACAGGACGAGAGCACAGGAAACAGTGAGAAAGGCATCAAATTTGAAGTCAAGACACCTGGATTCAAGTTCCAGGCCTGCCACTTTCTAGATATTATCTCAACCacattatttaatctctctgagacCCATGGCTCATTCAGAGAGAAGATATTAATTCTCTCACTTGATTTTGAGAGGAACTGTGTGGAAAGTGCTTTACCAAATTACAGAAATGTTGATTGCTATTTCTAAATAACTTCTCTTCTTGGCTGTGCCTCAGCTTTTGGCCTGGAGTGATGGCTGGGGAAAACCATACTACACTGCCTGAATTCCTCCTTCTGGGATTCTCTGACCTCAAGGCCCTGCAGGGCCCCCTGTTCTGGGTGGTGCTTCTGGTCTACCTGGTCACCTTGCTGGGTAACTCCCTGATCATCCTCCTCACGCAAGTCAGCCCTGCCCTGCACTCCCCCATGTACTTCTTCCTGCGCCAGCTCTCAGTGGTGGAGCTCTTCTACACCACCAACATCGCGCCCAGGACCCTGGCCAATCTGGCCTCCCCACATCCCCAGGCCATCTCCTTCCAGGGCTGTGCAGCCCAGATGTACGTCTTCATTGTCCTGGGCATCTCCGAGTGCTGCCTGCTCACGGCCATGGCCTATGACCGATATGTTGCCATCTGCCAGCCTCTGCACTACTCCACCATCTTGAGCCCACGGGCCTGCATGGCCATGGTGGGCACCTCCTGGCTCACAGGCATCATCACGGCCACCACCCATGCCTCCCTCATCTTCTCTCTACCTTTTGCCAGCCACCCAATCATCCCACATTTTCTCTGTGACATCCTGCCAGTACTGAGGCTGGCAAGTGCCGGGAAGCACAGGAGCGAGATCTCCGTGATGACGGCCACCGTAGTCTTCATTATGATCCCCTTCTCTCTGATTGTCACCTCTTACATCCGCATCCTGGGAGCCATCCTAGCGATGGCCTCCACCCAGAGCCGCCGCAAGGTCTTCTCCACCTGCTCCTCCCATCTGCTCGTGGTGTCTCTCTTCTTTGGAACAGCCAGCATCACCTACATCCGGCCGCAGGCAGGCTCCTCTGTTACCACAGACCGCGTCCTCAGTCTCTTCTACACAGTCGTCACACCCATGCTCAACCCCATCATCTACACCCTTCGGAACAAAGACGTGAGGAGGGCCCTGCAACACCTGGTGAAGAGGCAGAGCCCCTCGCCCTGAAGGGACTCGGAGGATGTCTGCTCACTCACTCGCTGCTCATCCTCCCAGCCTTCAGGGGCTGGATTTAAATCCCACTCTCACAGAAATCATGCAGCACTTCAAAAGAAAAGGCTTCTTGGAAGGAAGTGCTGAAATTAAAACAGAGATAAATCTATATATTGCCTCTTATTCCAGAGTCCACACTCACTATCAGAGCATGGGTTATTAGGCCAAGGTAGAATGGAAGTGATTGCTGCCTTAGGGaaagaacatttatttagcatcttCTAGATTGTTTTGGATCCCTGAGCACAGTGATTGCCATGGCTGCACCGGTAGCCAGAGGTCCGTGTCAGTCATGAAAGCAGGTGTCTGTGAACTTGACTTCCAACTAAGTGACCCACCCAAAGCCTGTGTAGGAGTTTACCAAGCCCCTCTGTTACATTTTCTTCCACCTGTGTCTGAGCCTTCCTCTACTCAGTAGAACATCTATTCTGCGCTTGGCCTTCAGGAAGAGGGGCATCTGAGGGTTCCAGTCATAAGGCTCTCTCCTTCCCAAGATACCAGCACAAAAGGCAAGATGGTCAGATGGCGTCAAAAAGGACCAAGTTAGACATCAGGAAAAGCTATCTCCAAGGACAGCCTATACATGTCTCCCAGAAACACACTGGGGTGTCCTGCTCTGGATTCTTTTAGGAAAGAGCTGGTCAGGGATTCCAGAAGACCCACTAACTTGAAAGGCAGGATCCAGAGCTGGAGCTAACCAGGGAGCCAGAAGCAGGACATGGTGGAAGCAAAGCACTCCCATCCCTCTATGCTGAGGTGCCACCGGCTGCCCACCTCCCTCGGGCCAGGGACAGAGGTTTCTCCTGCTTTTTTACCTGGAGTCCCCCATAGCTAAAGAGCAGcaaaaggctgaggcaaaaggacaGGCTGTTCCAGGTCTCCTCTATTCCCTCACCTCTCACACACCATTACCACCTTTGTGTCCTCTAGCCAAGAAACGCCAGAAGCTCTGGCTCTCAGTGAGGAGAGACCTCAGCATTTCATCAGTAACATGAGCTGTTCAGGAAAGGACGGGAACCCAGTCTTCCCTCTTACCACCCCTGTGGTCTTCAAGGAGTCCTTATCCCCCACAGAGACTCTGTTCTTGTGCTAAGGAGTATTCAACCATGGGAATTGGTGTGTTCTTCTGTAGCCCAGCCTCTGCACccacttctttcttcctttttttttttttttttttttttgacgaagttttgctcttgtcgcccaggctgcaatgcaatgacgcagtctcggctcactgcagcctccaccacctcccaggttcaagcaattctcctgcctcagcctcccaagtagctgggattacaggcacacccggctaattctgtatttttagtaaagacggggtttcaccacgttggccaggctggtctcgaactcccgacctcagatgatcccgtCAAAATAAGTCTCATGAAGTTGATCTCATTcctagaagtagagagtagaatggtggttaccagagcctGGAGAAGGAAGTGGGGAAGGAGACATAAGGAGAGATTAGTCAGTGGATACAAAGGTATATTTAGAAGGAATAAGTGCTAGTGTTCTATGGCACCATAGGGTGACTCTGGGTAACAATACTGTACTGtagatttcaaaatagctagaatagAGAATTGTGAATGTTTTCAACACATGGAAATGATAAAGGCATAAGataattataaatttagaaaggaggaatttttttttgttttcctaagacagggtctcactttgtcacccaggctggaatgctgtggtatgatctcagctcactgcaacctcaacctccctggttcaagtgatcctccagcctcagcttcccaagtagctgggactacaggcacatgccaccacaccagctaattttttgttttgtttttgtttttgttcatttttttttttttttttttttgtagaaacggggtttcaccacgttgcccaggctagtttcgaactcctgagttccagtgatctacccacctcagcctcctaaagtgctaggattataggcgtgagccaccacccccggaaAGAggctttatttcttaaaaaactgTTGCAGCATGTAAGGTGGCCGTTCTAACAGACTGGGAAGCATAGGCTCCAGTCAAAGCCCAAAAGGTAGGCACTTCAAGGGAGAGGCAAGTGGAACAGGGATTTATGTGCTAAGCAGGTTGGCCAAGTGTACACATTCAGTAGGTTATGGGAGGACCTAGGAATATTCCTGAAGGTGTTCCTAACATGTCTGTGCTAAATAAACATGTATGTAGCATATGACCCATGTCCACCTTGGGGTGcaaacttaacatttaaatgcattACAATTTAGGGGCCAATCAAAGCTGTCGCTATGGCTTGTGGAACAGGGGAGTCAGTCAGTAAGTGTCTGATGGTGGAGGAGCTACAACTGTTTTACTATTGCTTATCTCGAGGCCAGAGTTGTTTAGCtgctaaagaaaaaggaaaaccttgTAGCAGTTAGAACGTAGTTTATTCTTTAAGTATAGGAATATGTGACTTAACCTTTGCCTGGCATGGCCTTAAGTCCTGTTCacaatttggtatcttattgccacaaagagtctATTATGTCAATCtcatgatctctattttaacattaatgctggtcAATTGTCGTGTCTAAACCATAGAAGAGAGGAGGTATAATAAAGCGTGTCTGACCTTCCATTCCATCACGGCCGAGGACTCAGTTCTTAAGGTTTCTCAGTGGGTGGGGGGCTTAGGATTTCATCTTTAGTTTATAATATGCTAAATATCTTGATTTACTTATTATACAAATGTATAcgtgtattgaaacatcacactgtaccccacaaatatgtacaattattatgtgtcaattaaaataataggccaggtgcagtggctcatgcctacaattctagcactttggaaggccgaggcaggaggattgcttaagactaagagtttgaaatcagcctggccaacatagcgagaccctgtctctatttacgttttcttaattaaaataataaaacaaaataagtgtCACACTCCCTGAATTCACCAGTATCTCCCAGTTACAGACAGAGGATCCATACAAATTACAGGCCACTCCAAGCAGGGGCTCACCATTTGAAGGGAAAAGAGTACATGTGGCCAAAGGCAGGCCAGCctgaaagaaaaaccaaagaagGCAAAAATGCTCTCTACAGTACCATGAGTAACTAAGGTCACTCCCCCAGCTATGAAGAAGCAAGTCAGGGGCCAGAGAGGGTGGCAGGAAGTGTTTCTACCCTTGTTTCCCTCTGGGAGTGGAATAAAAAATCCTTTCACCTTGTGGAAAGCCTAAGGATCAGGGTAATTACTAGTGCTCCCATCTCCACTGAGAACAGACCATAAGGATGTTGTGGGTCACTTGAGAACTTGGGGGCTCATCCTCACTGACAAGATCAggtttgagtttttaaaagatcattccaGCTGTGGTATGGAGAATAGGTAACAGAGAcaccaaaaacagacacagagaccacaAACCAGTCCATCAGTCAAGGTActtggttgcaagcaacagatTCCACTCTGATCATCTTAAACAAAGACTAACTATTCAAAGGTTTCACAGTGCACAGCGTCTCCAAGAGGACCAGGTTCCCCATCCACGTGGCCGGGGCGGCACTCAGCACTGAGTGTCAACTCCACAGCACTGGCAGCAGAGTTCACACAGCACTGCCCAGTGACTACAGCTGGCTCTCGGGAAGGCATGCCTGGGCTCTGCCAGATGCCTTCCCTACAAGCTCCTTAGATGGTGAATTCTGCATCCTCCTCTGTAGGATCTGGAAAAGCAACTTACCTTGGGGAATGAAGACCAGTGAGGCATAAAACTTCCCAAATGTTGAAAGCGTGTTCAAAGACACTggacagacagaaaaaaagacaaacgtCCCCCAGAGATGCCACTGCTGCAACCAGGATCCAGGTGGCCAAGACACTCTACTGAAAAGATAGAGAGATACAATGCAGTGATCTGGAACAGGCAGAACTTGACATGATTAGAATCTGAACGGGAAGCATGGAAAGACAGTCAAACCGGAATGAATAGTAATAAGAATAGCTAACATCACATACATGCCATGTACCAAAGACTATACTAACCTCTTGACTAGTAACTGTCTTATTTAATCCCCACAAAAACTCTACGAGTTACAGATTCCAATTTTATGGGACCTAAAGCTTATACAATTGAGGACTGCTCTATTTAATACAAAGAACCTACAAGTACAAATATTAAATTagctacaaatatttatttaaaataaaaacataaattaccaaacttagaatttttttttttttttttttttttttgagacggagtctcgctctgtcgcccgggctggagtgcagtggctggttctcagctcactgcaagctccacctcccgggtttacgccattctcctgcctcagcctcccgagtggctgggactacaggcgcccgccacctcgcccggctagtttttttgtatttttttagtagagacggggtttcactgtgttagccaggatggtctcgatctcctgacctcgtgatccgcccgtctcggcctcccaaagtgctgggattacaggcttgagccaccacgcccggcctagaaatgtttttaaactgGTAAATGCCAGAAACATCAaacaattcaggaaaaaaaaaaaaaatttgtattaattAACTGTCTATCTCAATAATTCCTTATTTCTCATGGATTTTGATGCACACTATTTGATCACCTTTTCATATgacaattatttttgtcttttgtctttttttttttgagacagggtcttactctcacccaggctggagtgcagtggcatgatcacgcctcactgtagccttgacctcccagggtcaagcagtcctcccgtcacagcctcctgaatagctgagaccagagatgtgtgccactgcactcagcttgttttttgtttgtttggtagagacagagtctcgctatgttgcccaggctgctaactctcaggctcaagcgatcctgcctcctcagccttccaaaatgctgtgattacaggcatgagccaccgcacctggcccaacaATGATTTTGTAAGACAAGTTCTACAGGGAGATTAGAAAGATGATTGGTCTTTCCCCTAGGATAGTTGACTGAaatgtatttgttcttttattgatAGTGTAGGGGCAAAACTTTTTCAACTTCACAACTCATTATtggtaattttatataaatttttagaatGGTTGTCAAATTTGGTCAAACCACTATCAACTTTCTCTTATATATTAGTTATGGTATTTAACAATATTGAAGTTTTCCTGTGCAGTGACTTATCTTAAACAGGCTTTGCACTGACCCCACTCATTAACCAGTTTGTCTTCAAAGTTACCATTATAGTAGcatattaaaatttatgttatCTTCTTTGATGTCAGTATTATATGTCAAATCTTCAAGAAATCTAAATCTTTTCCCAATGTCTTTATAAGACTCACTCCTCTTCATCATTTGGATGATGTTCAAGTTTTCTAAGGCTGCATAACAAGCCACCCCAAGTCTAGTGACATAAAAcaacaattactttttttttttttcttttctgagatggagtctccctctgtcacctaggctggcatgcagtggagcgagctcagctccctgcaagctccacctcccaagttcacaccattctcctgcctcagcctccagagtagctaaaactacaggtgctcgccaccacacctggcagatttttctttttttttttttttttttgttttttttttgtatttttagtagagacggggtttcaccatgttagccaggatggtctcaacctcctaacctcgtgatctgcccgccttggcctcccagagtgctgggattacaggtgtgagccactgtgcccagcccaatcaCTTTTTATTATGCTCCCAATTTGGCAGAACAGAAATTTAGACAGGCACAACAAGGAGGTTTGTGTCTGCTCCATAACATCTGGGTGCTCAGCTGGGAAGACTCAACAGACACATGTGACTGGAATAGCTAAAAGCAGCAGCATCTAAAGGTTCCTTCCTTCAAATGTGTGGTGCTGCACTTTGTCCCGCAATGCTGAGTGGCATAGCACAGTTTGGGGAAGAAGTATTCCTGGAAGTCATTCATACATCAGAACAGCTATTAATAACTTGACTATACCCAAAAGTGACTGTGAACCACACAAACATATCCCACCAAACTCAATCTATACTGAACTCAACTTTGCCTTAGATCCAAAAATATCCATGGCTACTTCAACACCCCCCAGCACAAAAGGAAATGTGACAGAGAGGAAGCGAGAGTGAAAAAGACAGACATTACAACAGCCTGCAGTTAACACATCACTTCTGCAATTTATATAAGGACATTTGACCACAGGAACACGATTGCTAAGGCTCTTTCCACGCCTTTATGTAGGACCCCAGACAAATGAAGGGCCCCAAAGCTTAAGCTTGACAGTAGGTCCACCTGTAGGTCCACTCTATTGTTATCAaccagttgaggaaactgaggcacagagacattAAACAACTTTCCCTAGGCAACACAGCTAGGAAATAACCGACTTGAGTTTCCAACTCTAGAGCCCATGCTTTCAATTCTCCCTCCAAAAACGCGAGTTTGGAGAAAGTAGAAAGATGAGAGCAGCCAAGGAGCTAAGGAGCATAAACAGAGGGGCAGGAGTGAGAAAAGGAGATCGGTGACACAAGGTGTCGGGGGCAGGGACAGGGGAGCCTCCTCTGCTGGAAGCCACTTCCTTTCACCTGGACTGGTTATGcaaatcttgagaaagaaaatgcatttttttcccatCTCATAAGCAGAGAAGATTCCAGAAGCTATTTGCTGTCGCCCGGCAGAGCACAAGGTCACCCTTCTTGTCTTGCCTCAGGGTTACATTAGCTTTCTCGCTCTGTGTCACCAAATCCACAGGCACCTTGATCAGGTCACCACCCCATAGAGCACCACACTGGTTCATTCTATTGATGAAACTACACTGACAGCATCTGGAGAGAAGAAAATGGCAGGTATCTTTGATGTACATTTATACCTAGGAGATAAATTTAGGGGCCCAGCCCCTCTGTGAAGGTTTTCTGGGGGTATCAAGGTATCTCCTCAAATGTTACAGACAAGTTGCCTCACCTTTTGCTCGCTACAGTAAGAAAAGACCTCCTGTGGTTATCTGAATTTGGGAAGGGACATATAGTCCTTTTGGGTTGGCTGCTTCAACCCACTTATCGGATGTCTTAAAAGCCAGAGGAAGCAAAGGCTCTCCCAGTGGCCCATGCTGCAGTTCTGCCGCTGGGCCTCCCAACTGCCCAGCAGACCATAAGAGGCTCAGTGTCAGTGGCACTGGAACCTGTGGTAAATCCAAGAGGTTAATCACAGATTTGGGAGCCAAACCTTGCCCTTTGGGGCAAACAATCAAGATCCTTTTGTAAAACTGTTCTTCAGCTGCTTATAGACAATGGTATACACTGAACAGCTGACCACTGGACACCAGGTAACTGTGGAACAGTATTGCACAACATGAATTGGGTGTAATTTGACCCACTCACCCAAAAGTTAGGTATCCCCAATAGCACTTAATAGACAAGTGAAACTGGTAAATTCAGATGAGGCCCAAGTACATCCTGAAAACAAAAGGAGGTTGCATCTACCTCATTCTCCAGCTAACCAATCTTTTTCTGGGGAGATGGGGATGTGGGAGCAGgagcttgctctgtcgcccagactggagtgcagtggtaaaatcaAGGCTAACTGCAGCttcgaactcttaggctcaagtgatcctcccacctcagccacccaaatagctaggaccacaggcacatgccgtgacatccaactaattttgtatgtttatttttgtaaagatgaggtcttgctatgttactcaggctggtcttgcactcctagcctcaagtgatcctcccaccttggccttccaaagtgctaggattacaggtgtggaccactgAGCTTGGCCCCAATTCATTCTTAATAGGCCTGCAAATAGAAGGGTCATAATGGCAGGAAAGGAGGCCATCCATGAACTTAACAACAGGGTCTTCCCCACAAGCTCTAAGTGGATAGAGCTTGTGGGGGACAAAGTTCTATCCACTTCTACAGAAGCCATTAGGCCCAAATTTGTGGATTCCCTAAACTCTGACAGACAAGACACAGGCCTGTGATCTTAGCTAGTCCTAGCAGATGCAACTGCCTAAGACTTTGAATCAGGTGCAAGTGATTCAAAGAAGTAGAGGAAAGTTTACAATTCATTTTGGTGATGACCGCAGTGGCATCCAGGGTCCGCCAGCAGCAGCCTCAGCACCAGCACGTGCCAGAGGAGTCACCAGCAACAGTGCCAGCAGTGCCTGCAGCGTCCTAGCCAACCACTCCTGCGCTATGACCTGGCCTGTGGTTCTGGCCTCTCAGGTTCTTTTGGTTCCTGATCATTGCCTAAGCCTGGTTTTCC carries:
- the LOC111541889 gene encoding olfactory receptor 10P1; this encodes MAGENHTTLPEFLLLGFSDLKALQGPLFWVVLLVYLVTLLGNSLIILLTQVSPALHSPMYFFLRQLSVVELFYTTNIAPRTLANLASPHPQAISFQGCAAQMYVFIVLGISECCLLTAMAYDRYVAICQPLHYSTILSPRACMAMVGTSWLTGIITATTHASLIFSLPFASHPIIPHFLCDILPVLRLASAGKHRSEISVMTATVVFIMIPFSLIVTSYIRILGAILAMASTQSRRKVFSTCSSHLLVVSLFFGTASITYIRPQAGSSVTTDRVLSLFYTVVTPMLNPIIYTLRNKDVRRALQHLVKRQSPSP